A genomic region of Brienomyrus brachyistius isolate T26 chromosome 6, BBRACH_0.4, whole genome shotgun sequence contains the following coding sequences:
- the usp19 gene encoding ubiquitin carboxyl-terminal hydrolase 19 isoform X5, whose translation MNKGAADMFFDWKQNANEVIVKLRSGDGITKVEDVSADFSDTACQVNFPDGRQWSCHLHAEIESSCSKVQYKEKGSYLQLVMQKKIPFNSWPSLMRNKKDNEPMKIKSGNSKDQELRKPMPVEEVAQLDKGPGQPSAVPEPKRGKLDRNLKRAKNKPSEKTEPGMKGAGLTASLGKVEVPIEPSAKRTSRATRTSKDTGLGLPREAATKTLAGTSPDILPNPGTSKGHDRQPSKPSGGQRGPSPQVVALEDRKPGSKTQVVVVEEPGRQVPLTQASPRVPDHKETEANLPPSVENGHQKEPSQGMLKPSTHGERPPDPVPTEVEMTSSSDGLEEGKPVAAQPEVTTYMEDKDSCRTDMEEKTDVSKEESLDREQNFAPEPMVNLTFVKSDSYEKGNDLMVVNVYLKAICRETAKVLFREQDFTLIFQTSDPNFLRLHSDCGPNTVFKWQVKLRNLIDPDQSTYAFTPLRIDITLKKRHSQRWGGLEAPAPQGAVGGAKVAVPSAPASLDKSQPGGSQHPLPAKEEPRAVENDKPVRTEDGGLDAVTTRTVVEHVPIKQEPLVATPKPMCMVPPMTHAPPMNSERAEEEEEKKVCLPGFTGLVNLGNTCFMNSVIQSLSNTRELRDYFHDRAFEAEINCSNPLGTGGRLAIGFAVLLRALWKGTHHAFQPSKLKAIVASKASQFTGYAQHDAQEFMAFLLDGLHEDLNRIQNKPYTETVDSDGRQDEVVAEEAWQRHKLRNDSFIVDLFQGQYKSKLVCPICSKVSITFDPFLYLPVPLPQKQKILTVFYFAKEPHKTPIKFLVSVSKENSSTAEVLESISRSVRVKQENLRLAEVCKNRFSRIFHPSFSLDTVSPSDMLLCFEVLSKELVKERVLILRVQQRPQVPSLPISKCAACQKPPQGEDEKLRRCTRCYRVGYCNQICQKNHWPVHKTLCRPNVENVGLPFLVSIPESRLTYSRLSQLLQGYSRYSVDVFQPPYQSGRVSPEAGQYCVDLPSVASEVSDGVAQEADTGSSSTRDSEELESPGLTSSTAAEAQQAAGNLHSSSTFYSHTVDSGFSESLLDSHGSLAEKETSCEKALKPEAVVTGYQQPSPESTSGPTSQFYISLLDASNKEHKLEDRGDGVLDLLEDSTLELVWKNNERLKEYVLVKSKELEYVEDAGSASETARAGHFTLEQCLNLFTRPEVLAPEEAWYCPKCQQHREASKQLMLWRLPNVLIIQLKRFSFRSFIWRDKINDMVDFPVRNLDLSKFCIGQKDDRQHPPIYDLYAVINHYGGMIGGHYTAYARLPSDKNSQRSDVGWRLFDDSTVTTVEESQVVTRYAYVLFYRRRNSPVERPARLASPRGAELPIAAGAAASQASLIWQELEEDAEGEEVAWPSLSRHRLRRRRLEGQRQHQERLSDFSDDDCVRYFVLGTLAALLAAVLNVIYPLVVRGSWGL comes from the exons ATGAACAAAGGTGCTGCAG ACATGTTCTTTGACTGGAAGCAGAATGCCAACGAGGTGATTGTGAAGCTGCGCTCGGGTGACGGGATCACAAAGGTGGAGGATGTCAGCGCAGACTTCTCAGACACCGCCTGTCAGGTTAATTTCCCAG ATGGGCGTCAGTGGAGCTGCCACCTGCATGCAGAGATCGAGAGTTCCTGCAGCAAGGTACAGTACAAGGAGAAGGGCAGTTACCTGCAGCTGGTCATGCAGAAGAAGATCCCCTTTAACTCTTGGCCTTCACTCATG CGAAACAAAAAGGACAACGAGCCCATGAAAATCAAGTCGGGCAACAGTAAAGACCAGGAGTTGAGGAAGCCCATGCCAGTGGAGGAGGTCGCCCAGTTGGACAAAGGCCCTGGGCAGCCATCTGCGGTACCCGAGCCCAAAAGAGGCAAGTTGGACCGCAACCTGAAGCGCGCCAAGAACAAGCCATCTGAGAAGACCGAACCTGGGATGAAGGGCGCTGGGTTGACCGCCTCCCTGGGCAAGGTGGAAGTCCCCATTGAACCCAGTGCcaagcggacaagccgggccaCCAGAACCTCCAAAGACACTGGGCTTGGTCTCCCTAGAGAGGCTGCGACAAAGACCTTGGCCGGTACCAGTCCCGACATCCTGCCAAACCCAGGCACTTCTAAGGGCCATGACCGGCAGCCAAGTAAGCCAAGCGGAGGCCAGAGAGGTCCATCTCCACAGGTGGTAGCACTGGAGGACCGAAAGCCAGGCAGCAAAACTCAG GTGGTGGTTGTGGAGGAGCCAGGCAGACAGGTTCCCCTGACACAGGCTAGCCCCAGGGTCCCAGATCATAAAGAAACGGAAGCGAACCTTCCACCCTCTGTGGAGAACGGCCACCAGAAGGAGCCCTCTCAAGGGATGCTGAAGCCAAGCACACATGGGGAGCGGCCCCCAGACCCTGTACCTACAGAGGTGGAGATGACTTCATCATCCGACGGTCTTGAGGAGGGGAAGCCCGTGGCAGCACAGCCTGAGGTGACCACCTACATGGAGGACAAGGATTCCTGCCGGACAGACATGGAGGAGAAGACGGACGTATCCAAAGAAGAATCCCTGGACAGGGAGCAAAATTTTG CTCCAGAACCCATGGTGAACTTGACATTCGTGAAGAGTGATTCCTACGAGAAGGGGAACGACCTCATGGTAGTGAATGTGTACTTGAAGGCCATTTGCAGAGAGACGGCCAAGGTGCTATTCCGAGAGCAGGACTTCACGCTCATCTTCCAGACCAG tgATCCAAACTTTTTGCGCCTTCACTCGGACTGTGGACCAAACACTGTCTTTAAGTGGCAGGTGAAACTCAGGAACCTCATCGACCCTGACCAGTCTACCTATGCCTTCACGCCGTTGCGCATCGACATCACGCTAAAGAAGAGGCACAGTCAGCGCTGGGGGGGCCTAGAGGCCCCAGCCCCACAAG GTGCAGTGGGTGGCGCCAAGGTCGCTGTGCCCTCTGCGCCCGCTTCTCTCGATAAGAGCCAGCCTGGGGGCAGCCAGCACCCCCTCCCCGCCAAGGAAGAGCCCCGGGCCGTGGAGAATGACAAGCCCGTCCGTACCGAAGATGGGGGACTGGACGCCGTGACCACTCGCACGGTCGTCGAGCATGTCCCCATCAAGCAGGAGCCCCTAGTGGCCACG CCAAAACCGATGTGCATGGTGCCGCCCATGACGCACGCGCCGCCCATGAACAGCGAGCgcgcggaggaggaggaggagaagaaggtGTGCCTGCCGGGATTCACAGGGCTGGTTAACCTCGGCAACACGTGCTTCATGAACAGCGTCATCCAGTCGCTGTCCAACACACGGGAGCTGCGGGACTACTTCCACG ATCGCGCCTTCGAAGCCGAGATCAACTGCAGTAACCCGCTGGGTACAGGTGGCCGTCTGGCCATCGGCTTCGCCGTGCTCCTGCGAGCCCTCTGGAAGGGCACCCATCATGCCTTCCAGCCTTCCAAGCTCAAG GCCATCGTGGCCAGCAAGGCCAGTCAGTTCACTGGGTACGCCCAGCATGACGCTCAGGAGTTCATGGCGTTCCTGCTGGACGGGCTTCATGAGGACCTGAACCGCATCCAGAACAAGCCTTACACCGAGACCGTGGACTCAGACGGGCGGCAGGACGAG GTTGTGGCTGAGGAGGCCTGGCAGAGGCACAAGCTGAGGAATGACTCCTTCATTGTGGACCTTTTCCAAGGCCAGTACAAGTCCAAGCTGGTCTGTCCCATCTGCTCCAAG GTGTCCATAACATTTGACCCCTTCCTGTACCTGCCAGTCCCTCTACCTCAAAAGCAGAAAATCCTGACAGTCTTTTACTTTGCCAAGGAACCTCACAAGACACCCATCAAG TTCTTGGTAAGTGTCAGCAAAGAGAATTCCAGCACAGCGGAGGTGTTGGAGTCCATATCCAGAAGCGTTCGGGTCAAGCAGGAGAATCTGCGCTTGGCAGAG GTCTGCAAGAATCGTTTCAGTCGGATCTTCCACCCGTCCTTCTCCCTGGATACGGTCTCTCCCTCGGACATGCTCCTGTGCTTTGAGGTGCTTTCGAAAGAGCTGGTCAAGGAGCGGGTCCTTATCCTGCGGGTACAGCAG AGACCGCAGGTCCCTAGCCTCCCCATCAGCAAGTGTGCCGCCTGCCAGAAGCCCCCACAGGGCGAGGATGAGAAGCTGCGACGTTGCACGCGATGCTACCGCGTGGGCTACTGCAACCA AATATGTCAGAAGAATCACTGGCCTGTGCATAAGACCCTCTGTCGCCCAAATGTGGAGAACGTGGGCCTCCCCTTCCTAGTCAGCATCCCTGAGTCCCGGCTGACCTACTCTCGTCTCAGCCAGCTCCTGCAGGGCTACTCCAG GTACTCCGTAGATGTGTTCCAGCCTCCATACCAGTCTGGCCGAGTGTCCCCAGAGGCTGGCCAGTACTGCGTGGATCTGCCCTCTGTGGCATCAGAGGTCTCGGATGGTGTGGCTCAGGAGGCGGACACTGGGTCTAGCAGCACCAGGGACTCGGAGGAGCTGGAGAGCCCTGGCCTGACTTCTAGCACAGCCGCTGAGGCACAGCAGGCTGCAGGAAATCTGCACTCTTCCTCCACCTTTTATTCTCATACTGTGGACTCGGGTTTCTCAGAGAGCCTGCTGGACTCCCACGGTTCCCTGGCAGAGAAGGAGACGTCATGCGAGAAGGCTCTTAAACCAGAAG CTGTGGTGACAGGATACCAGCAGCCCAGCCCTGAGTCGACAtctggtcccacctcccagtTCTACATCTCCCTTCTGGACGCCTCCAACAAGGAGCACAAGCTGGAGGACAGGG GTGATGGGGTCCTAGATCTTTTAGAGGACTCCACCCTGGAGCTGGTTTGGAAGAACAACGAGCGGCTGAAGGAATACGTGCTGGTGAAGTCTAAGGAGCTGGAGTACGTGGAGGACGCTGGGTCCGCTAGCGAGACTGCGCGGGCAGGCCATTTCACCCTGGAGCAGTGCCTGAACCTCTTCACCAGACCGGAGGTGCTCGCCCCGGAGGAGGCATG GTACTGTCCCAAGTGTCAGCAGCACAGGGAGGCCTCCAAGCAGCTGATGCTGTGGCGCCTACCCAATGTGCTCATCATCCAGCTCAAGCGCTTCTCCTTCCGCAGCTTCATCTGGAGGGACAAAATCAATGACATGGTGGATTTCCCCGTCAG GAACTTGGACCTCAGCAAATTCTGCATCGGGCAGAAGGATGACAGGCAACACCCACCCATCTATGACCTGTATGCTGTCATCAATCATTACGGGGGCATGATTGGGGGGCATTATACCGCCTACGCCCGGCTACCCAGCGACAAGAACAGCCAGCGCAGTGACGTGG GTTGGCGGCTCTTCGATGACAGCACTGTGACCAcggtggaggagagccaggtGGTGACACGCTACGCTTATGTGCTCTTCTACCGCCGGCGCAACTCTCCTGTGGAGCGGCCCGCGCGCCTGGCCAGCCCCCGGGGGGCGGAGTTGCCCATAGCCGCGGGAGCAGCAGCCAGCCAG
- the usp19 gene encoding ubiquitin carboxyl-terminal hydrolase 19 isoform X4 yields the protein MASSSEVSGRRRAPRGTEDSASKKKQKDKANQESKEAKRTASDEAKKDMFFDWKQNANEVIVKLRSGDGITKVEDVSADFSDTACQVNFPDGRQWSCHLHAEIESSCSKVQYKEKGSYLQLVMQKKIPFNSWPSLMRNKKDNEPMKIKSGNSKDQELRKPMPVEEVAQLDKGPGQPSAVPEPKRGKLDRNLKRAKNKPSEKTEPGMKGAGLTASLGKVEVPIEPSAKRTSRATRTSKDTGLGLPREAATKTLAGTSPDILPNPGTSKGHDRQPSKPSGGQRGPSPQVVALEDRKPGSKTQVVVVEEPGRQVPLTQASPRVPDHKETEANLPPSVENGHQKEPSQGMLKPSTHGERPPDPVPTEVEMTSSSDGLEEGKPVAAQPEVTTYMEDKDSCRTDMEEKTDVSKEESLDREQNFAPEPMVNLTFVKSDSYEKGNDLMVVNVYLKAICRETAKVLFREQDFTLIFQTSDPNFLRLHSDCGPNTVFKWQVKLRNLIDPDQSTYAFTPLRIDITLKKRHSQRWGGLEAPAPQVGGAKVAVPSAPASLDKSQPGGSQHPLPAKEEPRAVENDKPVRTEDGGLDAVTTRTVVEHVPIKQEPLVATPKPMCMVPPMTHAPPMNSERAEEEEEKKVCLPGFTGLVNLGNTCFMNSVIQSLSNTRELRDYFHDRAFEAEINCSNPLGTGGRLAIGFAVLLRALWKGTHHAFQPSKLKAIVASKASQFTGYAQHDAQEFMAFLLDGLHEDLNRIQNKPYTETVDSDGRQDEVVAEEAWQRHKLRNDSFIVDLFQGQYKSKLVCPICSKVSITFDPFLYLPVPLPQKQKILTVFYFAKEPHKTPIKFLVSVSKENSSTAEVLESISRSVRVKQENLRLAEVCKNRFSRIFHPSFSLDTVSPSDMLLCFEVLSKELVKERVLILRVQQRPQVPSLPISKCAACQKPPQGEDEKLRRCTRCYRVGYCNQICQKNHWPVHKTLCRPNVENVGLPFLVSIPESRLTYSRLSQLLQGYSRYSVDVFQPPYQSGRVSPEAGQYCVDLPSVASEVSDGVAQEADTGSSSTRDSEELESPGLTSSTAAEAQQAAGNLHSSSTFYSHTVDSGFSESLLDSHGSLAEKETSCEKALKPEAVVTGYQQPSPESTSGPTSQFYISLLDASNKEHKLEDRGDGVLDLLEDSTLELVWKNNERLKEYVLVKSKELEYVEDAGSASETARAGHFTLEQCLNLFTRPEVLAPEEAWYCPKCQQHREASKQLMLWRLPNVLIIQLKRFSFRSFIWRDKINDMVDFPVRNLDLSKFCIGQKDDRQHPPIYDLYAVINHYGGMIGGHYTAYARLPSDKNSQRSDVGWRLFDDSTVTTVEESQVVTRYAYVLFYRRRNSPVERPARLASPRGAELPIAAGAAASQASDQARYGTDLDSEGPPQLTPEVTTELFAHSGDCAAPSYSNMEEVD from the exons ATGGCCAGTAGTTCCGAGGTGTCGGGCCGACGGAGAGCCCCGCGCGGGACTGAGGACAGTGCCagcaagaagaagcagaagGACAAGGCTAACCAGGAGAGCAAGGAGGCCAAGCGCACTGCCAGTGATGAGGCAAAGAAAG ACATGTTCTTTGACTGGAAGCAGAATGCCAACGAGGTGATTGTGAAGCTGCGCTCGGGTGACGGGATCACAAAGGTGGAGGATGTCAGCGCAGACTTCTCAGACACCGCCTGTCAGGTTAATTTCCCAG ATGGGCGTCAGTGGAGCTGCCACCTGCATGCAGAGATCGAGAGTTCCTGCAGCAAGGTACAGTACAAGGAGAAGGGCAGTTACCTGCAGCTGGTCATGCAGAAGAAGATCCCCTTTAACTCTTGGCCTTCACTCATG CGAAACAAAAAGGACAACGAGCCCATGAAAATCAAGTCGGGCAACAGTAAAGACCAGGAGTTGAGGAAGCCCATGCCAGTGGAGGAGGTCGCCCAGTTGGACAAAGGCCCTGGGCAGCCATCTGCGGTACCCGAGCCCAAAAGAGGCAAGTTGGACCGCAACCTGAAGCGCGCCAAGAACAAGCCATCTGAGAAGACCGAACCTGGGATGAAGGGCGCTGGGTTGACCGCCTCCCTGGGCAAGGTGGAAGTCCCCATTGAACCCAGTGCcaagcggacaagccgggccaCCAGAACCTCCAAAGACACTGGGCTTGGTCTCCCTAGAGAGGCTGCGACAAAGACCTTGGCCGGTACCAGTCCCGACATCCTGCCAAACCCAGGCACTTCTAAGGGCCATGACCGGCAGCCAAGTAAGCCAAGCGGAGGCCAGAGAGGTCCATCTCCACAGGTGGTAGCACTGGAGGACCGAAAGCCAGGCAGCAAAACTCAG GTGGTGGTTGTGGAGGAGCCAGGCAGACAGGTTCCCCTGACACAGGCTAGCCCCAGGGTCCCAGATCATAAAGAAACGGAAGCGAACCTTCCACCCTCTGTGGAGAACGGCCACCAGAAGGAGCCCTCTCAAGGGATGCTGAAGCCAAGCACACATGGGGAGCGGCCCCCAGACCCTGTACCTACAGAGGTGGAGATGACTTCATCATCCGACGGTCTTGAGGAGGGGAAGCCCGTGGCAGCACAGCCTGAGGTGACCACCTACATGGAGGACAAGGATTCCTGCCGGACAGACATGGAGGAGAAGACGGACGTATCCAAAGAAGAATCCCTGGACAGGGAGCAAAATTTTG CTCCAGAACCCATGGTGAACTTGACATTCGTGAAGAGTGATTCCTACGAGAAGGGGAACGACCTCATGGTAGTGAATGTGTACTTGAAGGCCATTTGCAGAGAGACGGCCAAGGTGCTATTCCGAGAGCAGGACTTCACGCTCATCTTCCAGACCAG tgATCCAAACTTTTTGCGCCTTCACTCGGACTGTGGACCAAACACTGTCTTTAAGTGGCAGGTGAAACTCAGGAACCTCATCGACCCTGACCAGTCTACCTATGCCTTCACGCCGTTGCGCATCGACATCACGCTAAAGAAGAGGCACAGTCAGCGCTGGGGGGGCCTAGAGGCCCCAGCCCCACAAG TGGGTGGCGCCAAGGTCGCTGTGCCCTCTGCGCCCGCTTCTCTCGATAAGAGCCAGCCTGGGGGCAGCCAGCACCCCCTCCCCGCCAAGGAAGAGCCCCGGGCCGTGGAGAATGACAAGCCCGTCCGTACCGAAGATGGGGGACTGGACGCCGTGACCACTCGCACGGTCGTCGAGCATGTCCCCATCAAGCAGGAGCCCCTAGTGGCCACG CCAAAACCGATGTGCATGGTGCCGCCCATGACGCACGCGCCGCCCATGAACAGCGAGCgcgcggaggaggaggaggagaagaaggtGTGCCTGCCGGGATTCACAGGGCTGGTTAACCTCGGCAACACGTGCTTCATGAACAGCGTCATCCAGTCGCTGTCCAACACACGGGAGCTGCGGGACTACTTCCACG ATCGCGCCTTCGAAGCCGAGATCAACTGCAGTAACCCGCTGGGTACAGGTGGCCGTCTGGCCATCGGCTTCGCCGTGCTCCTGCGAGCCCTCTGGAAGGGCACCCATCATGCCTTCCAGCCTTCCAAGCTCAAG GCCATCGTGGCCAGCAAGGCCAGTCAGTTCACTGGGTACGCCCAGCATGACGCTCAGGAGTTCATGGCGTTCCTGCTGGACGGGCTTCATGAGGACCTGAACCGCATCCAGAACAAGCCTTACACCGAGACCGTGGACTCAGACGGGCGGCAGGACGAG GTTGTGGCTGAGGAGGCCTGGCAGAGGCACAAGCTGAGGAATGACTCCTTCATTGTGGACCTTTTCCAAGGCCAGTACAAGTCCAAGCTGGTCTGTCCCATCTGCTCCAAG GTGTCCATAACATTTGACCCCTTCCTGTACCTGCCAGTCCCTCTACCTCAAAAGCAGAAAATCCTGACAGTCTTTTACTTTGCCAAGGAACCTCACAAGACACCCATCAAG TTCTTGGTAAGTGTCAGCAAAGAGAATTCCAGCACAGCGGAGGTGTTGGAGTCCATATCCAGAAGCGTTCGGGTCAAGCAGGAGAATCTGCGCTTGGCAGAG GTCTGCAAGAATCGTTTCAGTCGGATCTTCCACCCGTCCTTCTCCCTGGATACGGTCTCTCCCTCGGACATGCTCCTGTGCTTTGAGGTGCTTTCGAAAGAGCTGGTCAAGGAGCGGGTCCTTATCCTGCGGGTACAGCAG AGACCGCAGGTCCCTAGCCTCCCCATCAGCAAGTGTGCCGCCTGCCAGAAGCCCCCACAGGGCGAGGATGAGAAGCTGCGACGTTGCACGCGATGCTACCGCGTGGGCTACTGCAACCA AATATGTCAGAAGAATCACTGGCCTGTGCATAAGACCCTCTGTCGCCCAAATGTGGAGAACGTGGGCCTCCCCTTCCTAGTCAGCATCCCTGAGTCCCGGCTGACCTACTCTCGTCTCAGCCAGCTCCTGCAGGGCTACTCCAG GTACTCCGTAGATGTGTTCCAGCCTCCATACCAGTCTGGCCGAGTGTCCCCAGAGGCTGGCCAGTACTGCGTGGATCTGCCCTCTGTGGCATCAGAGGTCTCGGATGGTGTGGCTCAGGAGGCGGACACTGGGTCTAGCAGCACCAGGGACTCGGAGGAGCTGGAGAGCCCTGGCCTGACTTCTAGCACAGCCGCTGAGGCACAGCAGGCTGCAGGAAATCTGCACTCTTCCTCCACCTTTTATTCTCATACTGTGGACTCGGGTTTCTCAGAGAGCCTGCTGGACTCCCACGGTTCCCTGGCAGAGAAGGAGACGTCATGCGAGAAGGCTCTTAAACCAGAAG CTGTGGTGACAGGATACCAGCAGCCCAGCCCTGAGTCGACAtctggtcccacctcccagtTCTACATCTCCCTTCTGGACGCCTCCAACAAGGAGCACAAGCTGGAGGACAGGG GTGATGGGGTCCTAGATCTTTTAGAGGACTCCACCCTGGAGCTGGTTTGGAAGAACAACGAGCGGCTGAAGGAATACGTGCTGGTGAAGTCTAAGGAGCTGGAGTACGTGGAGGACGCTGGGTCCGCTAGCGAGACTGCGCGGGCAGGCCATTTCACCCTGGAGCAGTGCCTGAACCTCTTCACCAGACCGGAGGTGCTCGCCCCGGAGGAGGCATG GTACTGTCCCAAGTGTCAGCAGCACAGGGAGGCCTCCAAGCAGCTGATGCTGTGGCGCCTACCCAATGTGCTCATCATCCAGCTCAAGCGCTTCTCCTTCCGCAGCTTCATCTGGAGGGACAAAATCAATGACATGGTGGATTTCCCCGTCAG GAACTTGGACCTCAGCAAATTCTGCATCGGGCAGAAGGATGACAGGCAACACCCACCCATCTATGACCTGTATGCTGTCATCAATCATTACGGGGGCATGATTGGGGGGCATTATACCGCCTACGCCCGGCTACCCAGCGACAAGAACAGCCAGCGCAGTGACGTGG GTTGGCGGCTCTTCGATGACAGCACTGTGACCAcggtggaggagagccaggtGGTGACACGCTACGCTTATGTGCTCTTCTACCGCCGGCGCAACTCTCCTGTGGAGCGGCCCGCGCGCCTGGCCAGCCCCCGGGGGGCGGAGTTGCCCATAGCCGCGGGAGCAGCAGCCAGCCAG